The Anaerolineales bacterium nucleotide sequence GCTGCCGTTGCTCCAGCCGATCGGGCAAGTCGGGCGCTGCTATATCGTCGCCGAAGCCCCGGATGGCGTGTATCTGGTGGACCAGCACGCGGCGCATGAACGGGTGCTGTTCGAGTCGTGGATGGGCCAGCAGGCGCAAGGGCAAGTCCCGATGCAACGCCTGCTTGAGGCTGTCGTGGTCGACCTGACTCCGGCCCAGGCAGACCTCCTGCTCCCCCAGGTCGACGGCCTGCGCCATCTGGGGTTCGACCTGGAGCCCTTCGGGGGCAGCGCCTTCCGACTGCGCGCCTTGCCGCAGCTTCTCGCCAACCTGGATCCGGCCCAGGCCTTGCGGGTACTGGTCGAGGACTTCGAGGAGGATGAGCGCCCGCTGCAGAGCGAGGTCGAGCAGCGGATCGCCGGGCGGGTGTGCAAGCGGGCGGCGATCAAAGCCGGGCAGCTGTTGTCCCTCGGCGAGCAGGCAGAACTGCTTCGGCAACTGGAGGCTTGCAGTCTCCCGCGGACTTGTCCTCACGGCAGGCCGACGATGCTGCACATCTCCTTGGATTCCCTGGAGCGCCAGTTCGGCCGAAAAGGCTGAGGGCCACTCGAGGCTGGTGCCTGCCGGAAGGGGACGGCGCTGCGCCACTGGGCGCGGGGCTTGTGTGGGCACTCCCATTGAAAGTCCGACCGAACTGCACAAGGAGACCCAGGCCGAATCCGGCAGCGGTTTGGCACCGAGGCGGGCGCGCCGATGGTGTAGTTCCCGCCGGGCAGGCTGGGCGCGACGCCCTAGGCTGGAGCGGGCGTGACCGTGGGTGGAGCCGGGGGATCCCGCGGGCCGACCGGCAGGAGCACGGTGAAGGTGCTGCCGACCCCGACTTCGCTCTCCAACGTCACCCGGCCCCCATGGTTCTCGACGATGCGCTTGGCGATGGTCAGGCCAAGGCCGGTGCCCGCGGTGGTGGACTCTTGCTCGGGCACCCGGTAGAAGCGTTCGAAGATATGGGCAATGCTGTCGGGCGGGATGCCGCGGCCGCTGTCGCGAACGCTCAGCTCCGCCAGGTCGCCCTGGCGCAACAGCCCGACGGCCACGACCCCGCCTCGATGGTTGAACTTCATGGCGTTGGTGAGCAGGTTGAGCACCAACTGTTTCAGCCGGTTGCGGTCACCGTGCACCGGGGGGATGTCGCGGTCGGTGTGCTCTTCGAGCCGGATCTGCTCGGCCTCGGCCAAAGGCCGGATGATCTCCAGGCACTCGGTAATCAGGCCTCCCAGATGGACCGGCTCGCGGGTCATGCGGACGCGTCCAGACTCCAGGCGCGAGAGTTCGAGGAAGTCCGTGGCCATCTCGTTCAGCCGCCGGACCTCGGATTGCACCGTCGCACCCAGCTTGGAGCGCTGATCCTCCGGCAGATCGGGGCGTTGGAGCAGGTAGGAGGCCGCGGTCAGCGAGGCCAGCGGCGTTCGGAGTTCATGTACCATCTCGGCGATCAGGTCGCTCTGCTGGAACAAGCGGCTGTTCTCAATGGCCACGGCCGCCTGCGCTGCCAGGGTCTGCAACAGACGGACATCGTCCTCATCGAACATCCCCTGTCGCTTGTTGACGACCTCGATGACTCCGATGGTCTTGTCTTTGGTCCGCAATGGCGCCGCCAGCACGTTTCGGGTCTGGAATCGAGTGAGGACGTCGACCTCGCGGAAGAAGCGGGCATCGCGTAGAACATCGTCCACCAGGATCGACTTGCCCTCGGTGAAGACCCACCCGGCGATGCTGTTGGTCACCGGGATGGGGGTCTTGCCCATGGCTTCATCGATCCCGGCGGTCGCGGCTTCGAAATACAGATGATGCGTTTCAACGTCGTAGAGCAGCAAGGAGGCGGCTTCGGCCTCTGTCAGCTCCGCCGCCACTTCGACGATCCGCCCGAGAAGCGAGTCCAGCTCCAGCGTCGAGGCAAGGTCCGAGGAGGTCTCCAACAGACGCTCGTAGCGCTGATAGACGCGGGGGTAGTTGCGAAGGGCGGCCGTGTCGGACACCGGCCTAGAGGGGAGTTCGGTCACACAGCACCTCGCGCACGAGCGCAGCCAGCACCTCGGCCGCTTCCTCTTGGAGGACTTGGGCCGCCCGGCAGTCCAGGTAGGTAGGCTGGCGGTTAATGATAATCAAATCGGCTCCTGCCGATACGGCCTCGAAGGGAGGACTGGCGGCCGGTTTGACCTCGAGGGAGGAGCCGACCACCCGACATAGATCGCGCTCCCGCACCCATTGCCAGGCGCCTTGGCATGCGGCATGCGGCATCTCTTCTCCGAACACGATCACCTTCGGCTTGACGATCCAGCCGCAGGCCTGACAGCGCGGGATCCATCCGGATTCGAGCCATCGCTCCGCCAGCTGGGCCGTGGAGAACACGGCGAAGCAGGCCGTACAGGTCGCCTGGCGGAAAATGCCGTGCAGCTCCACTACCTGCCCCGAGCCGGCCTGCCGGTGAAAGTCGTCGAAGTTCTGAGGGATCGCGGCCCTCAGCCGGCCCGCCTGCTCGAGGGCCGCCAGCGCCACGTTGGCCGGATTGGGCCGGGCGTGCCTCAGGCAGGCTGCCAGGGGGGCGGACCCTCTCGAAGAAGCACTCGGGCTGATAGCGGATGGCGGGCAGGGAGGCGACGGCCATCGGATCGCGGTCCCTCCACAAGCCCGAGCCGGAGGAGCGAAGGTCGGGGATCCCGGAGCCCGTCGAGATGGCAGCCCCAGCAAGAGCCAGGGCGCTGTGGGCGGCATGGATCATCTTGGCGGCAATCTGCGTATTGGCTCGATGGGGTGAGGTCCCCACCACGGGCTAGTTCTCCTTGAGCTGGAGGAGGGTAGCTAGGCGGGAGGCGAGTTTGCGGATCTGATCGCCGACCAGGGAGTTCGGGTGCAGCAGGACGAGCGGGGTTCCATTCTGATCGGCCTGATGGGCTTGCTCCGGCGCAGGAGACACCAGGCCGGCCAGCTCGATCCCCAGCTCGGCTTCGACCTGTTGCCAGGGGAGCTGCAGGCTCGTTCGCTCGCGGGTCATCAGGGCCAGGCTGATCTTGTGGCGATTGATCCCGCTCTGCTGCAGGTCGTCGAGCAGGTTGCGAGCCAGCGACGTCGACGGGTACACCGGTTCGACCATCAGGACCGCCCGGTCACTCATGTTCAGCAGTGGGACCACGTGCGGGCGCATGCCATTGCCCAGGTCCAACACCACCAGCGTGCAGATCGTCGACAGGTTCTTGACGACAGCTTCCATCTGGGGGATGGCCTGGTCGAGTTCCGTCTCCCGGGGCCGGGCTGAGGTCATCAGCACCCGGATGCCGGTGTTGTGGTCGGTCAACGCCGACTCAACCGAACGCAGGTGGATGTCCTTCAGTGAACGGGTGAGCAGGTTCGACAGGGCGGGGGTCTCGGCCAGCCCCAAGCTGAGGGCCATCGATCCCCCGCCGGGGTTCATCTCAGCCAGGACAACATCCTGCCCGAGGCCCTTCAGCACGACTGAGATGTTGATGGACAGGGTGCTCGTACCCACGCCCCCGCGGGCTCCAAGGAAGGACAGCACCTTGGCCTTCTCGACTGGGGTAGACTGAGTCTGGACCGAGCGAGCCAGGACGGCCTTCACATGGGCGGAGAGCTCTGCCGGATGGGTCGGCTTGGTCAGATAGTCGTCGACCCCGGCCTCGAATCCGGCGACTTTGTCGTCGACCATGGTCTTGGCCGTGAACATGATGATCGGGATGTGAGCCAACGCCGGGTCCGCCCGCAGGCGCCGGGTCACCTCGTAGCCGTCCATGTCCGGCATCATGACGTCGAGCAGGATCAGGTCCGGGCGCTCGGCGGCGGCCTTGTTCAGCCCCAGCGATCCGTTGCTCGCCACGGCGATTGAGTAGCCCTGCCGCTCGAGCATCAAGCCGACCAGTTTCAGCGTGTCGATATCGTCGTCGACGATCAGTATCTTCTCGGCCATGGAGGGCAAGCCTAGGAGGGGTCGATTTCAGGCAGTCTAGCATAAAGAACATGCCGCGGCAAGCACGCACCCGTTGGGACGCCTTGGAGCAGGATGCTATAATCGCCGCCACCCAGGGGACGCCATTGCCGGTGAGATGACCGTTGATCTGTGGGGTTTTGATGGCAAGGTCTCATTCGGGCTGCCGCTTCGGCCGCTCGGGCATGCCCTACTCCTGCTGTACGCCCTGGTCCTGCTGGTTCTCTGCCTCAACGATCTGAAAAAGCGCAAGCGCGAAGGCCGGCGCGGCCTCAATCAGACGGAGGCGGCCTGGCTGGGAATGCTGATCGTCGCCGGCGTGATCGCCTCCGGCGTGTTCTTGTTCTACCTGCCGGGGGCGGGCCTGCCCGTGGCACCCGGCGTCCCCCGGCAGGCGTCTGCGCCCTACTTCGCCGCCTTCGCCGCTCTCCCCTGGATGCTCGCCGCCGGAACGCTGGGGCTGTGGCCAGCAGTCGTGGTGGCAGTCGCCAGCGGCCTGTCGGCTGCAGCCGTTGAGACCGCCAGCTTGATGACCCCGCTCATCTTCGGGATGGTGGCCGGGCTGTGCAGCCTGTGCCTGCGCAACCCCTACGCCGAATGGCCAGGCCGCCTGCTGCGTCACCCTGCAGTGGCAGGTGTCGTGGGTGGCTTGGCTCTGGGCTTCCTCTCCGGGGTCGAAGTGCTGGTGTTTGCCGGCGGATCGCTGCTCGATGGCCTGGGCTTCATGGCCGCTCAGCTGAATGGCCTGCTGATCGCCGGCCTGCTGCAAGTGCTGATCGCCGGCGTGATCGCCGAGGCCTTCCGGCTGACCATTCCCGAGCTTTGGTACCGGCCACGAGCCCTCCAGGCCGGTCCTTATAGCCGTTCCCTGGCGGCCAAGACCGTCTCGGTGTTTGGCGTTGCCGGATTGGTGTTTGCCGCCACCATGCTGTACGGGGACTGGTTGCTGGCGCGTTCGGCTGCCCGCCAGTTGATCGGTGCCCGGCTATCCCAGACAGCAGAACTGGCCGCGGAGAGCATTCCGTACGCCGTGCAGGCCGGCCGATCCTACGCAGCTCAGATCGGGGGCGAGATCTCCGACAACGTCCTCAACGGGGATCTGAACGCCGACGAGCTGGAGCGCTGGCTGACCCTGCTGCCGTACTTCAACTCCCTGGTGGTGCTGGACAGCCAGGGCCAGGTGCTGGTGCACACCCCGGGGGTCAAGCCGGACGCCGCCCTGCTGACCGCCATCCAGCCAGCACTCCGGTTGTCGCGGCTCGGGGTTTCCGAGGAGGTCGTCGTCCGCCCGGGCCAGGGGAGCCGCGGGGCGCGCCTGGCGTTCGTCTCCCCGATCGAGTCCCCCGACCTGGAGGCTCCCGTCGGCAGCCTGGTAGCATGGACCGACCTGTCTCGCAACCCTCTCCTGCTTCCAGTCCTCGGGCGCCTGGCGGATGTGGAACCCGGCGAGGCCTACGTCACCGACGAAAGCGGCACGATCATCCTGCATCCGACGCCCGCCCGGGTGATGGACTCGGTGCCCGTCGATCCTGACAGCGCCGGAGAGGTCCACACCCAGACGGCGTCTGACGGCACCCGCCAGCTGAGCTACATCAGCGCCGTAGGCGGTTATCCGTGGTGGGTCGTAGTGACATCGCCTCAGGGCGCCGTCGATCTGCTTGCGGCGCGCATCGCCGGCCAGCTGACGGCGGTCATCGCCGCCGTGGGCAGCCTGGCGCTCTTGGTTGTGTACCTGATCAGCCGCCGCATCACCCGCCCATTGCGAGAGATGGCGGGCGCCGCCGACACGATCGCCAGCGGCGATCTTTCGCAGCCGGTCACGGTATCCGGTCAGGATGAAACCGGGCGCCTGGGGGCCTCGTTCGAACGGATGCGGCGCGGTCTTGAGAGCCGGATGGGCGAGATGGATGGCCTGCTGCGGATCAGCCAGCAGCTGGCCACGACTTTCGATCTCTCGGTCGCGCTGCCCCGGGTGCTCGCCGCCACCCGCGAAATGACCCAGGCGGAGCTGGTGCGTTTGGTGCTGCTCGGCGAATCGGAAGCCCGGCCAGGAGTGCCGGCCGAAGCCTACACGGCCGGGAGTGATCCCGGAGGGTGGGCCAGCCTGGATCCGCCGATCCTCGACCTCGCCCGGCAGAGGGGCGCATTTGTCCTCGACAACCCGGCCCGCGCCCGCGGCTTGCTGAACCTGCAGGCCCTGCGGGTTCCGATTCTGGCCCTGGCGGGTGCACCGATCCGGAACGAAGGCAGGTTTATCGGCGTCCTGTGGCTCGGCTACCTAGACCCGCACGTCTTCACGCAGGAGGAGGCCGGCCTGCTTTCGATCATCGCCTCCCAGTTGGCGGTATCCGTCGCCAATGCGCGCCTGTTTCAGCAGGCCGAGCAGGAACGATTGCGGATGGGGGCCGTGCTCGAGGCGACGCCCGATGCCGTCCTGGTCACCGATCGGGCCGGGCGGATCCTGCTGGCGAACCCGGCAGCGGAGATCGTGTTGCGCGGCCCTGCCGACGCCTGCATCGGCCTGCCAGCCTCGGATTGGGTGGACTCTCCCGAACTACTGGCCTTGCTCCTGGATGATGCACCGGAGGACCGCACCCTCGAGCTGAAGGTCGAAGGCGGGAAGGTGCTCTTCGGCACGGCCATGACCGTGGAAGACCCGAGCGATGCCCGGTTCTATGGGCGGGTGTGCGTGCTCTGGGATGTCAGCCAGTTCAAGAAGCTGGACATGCTCAAGTCCGAGTTCGTGGCAACGGTCAGTCACGACCTGCGGTCGCCGCTCACACTGATGAGCGGCTACACGACCATGCTGCCGATGGTGGGCGCGCTCAACGACCAGCAAAAGGAATTCATCCGCAAGATCTCCGACAGCGTTGAGCAGATGACGCAGTTGGTTGACAATCTGCTCGACCTCGGACGGATCGAAGCTGGC carries:
- a CDS encoding ATP-binding protein; this encodes MTVDLWGFDGKVSFGLPLRPLGHALLLLYALVLLVLCLNDLKKRKREGRRGLNQTEAAWLGMLIVAGVIASGVFLFYLPGAGLPVAPGVPRQASAPYFAAFAALPWMLAAGTLGLWPAVVVAVASGLSAAAVETASLMTPLIFGMVAGLCSLCLRNPYAEWPGRLLRHPAVAGVVGGLALGFLSGVEVLVFAGGSLLDGLGFMAAQLNGLLIAGLLQVLIAGVIAEAFRLTIPELWYRPRALQAGPYSRSLAAKTVSVFGVAGLVFAATMLYGDWLLARSAARQLIGARLSQTAELAAESIPYAVQAGRSYAAQIGGEISDNVLNGDLNADELERWLTLLPYFNSLVVLDSQGQVLVHTPGVKPDAALLTAIQPALRLSRLGVSEEVVVRPGQGSRGARLAFVSPIESPDLEAPVGSLVAWTDLSRNPLLLPVLGRLADVEPGEAYVTDESGTIILHPTPARVMDSVPVDPDSAGEVHTQTASDGTRQLSYISAVGGYPWWVVVTSPQGAVDLLAARIAGQLTAVIAAVGSLALLVVYLISRRITRPLREMAGAADTIASGDLSQPVTVSGQDETGRLGASFERMRRGLESRMGEMDGLLRISQQLATTFDLSVALPRVLAATREMTQAELVRLVLLGESEARPGVPAEAYTAGSDPGGWASLDPPILDLARQRGAFVLDNPARARGLLNLQALRVPILALAGAPIRNEGRFIGVLWLGYLDPHVFTQEEAGLLSIIASQLAVSVANARLFQQAEQERLRMGAVLEATPDAVLVTDRAGRILLANPAAEIVLRGPADACIGLPASDWVDSPELLALLLDDAPEDRTLELKVEGGKVLFGTAMTVEDPSDARFYGRVCVLWDVSQFKKLDMLKSEFVATVSHDLRSPLTLMSGYTTMLPMVGALNDQQKEFIRKISDSVEQMTQLVDNLLDLGRIEAGIGLSLESVAPESMVAEVVQAYQAQAATKRISLSQEVAAHQRPIQADRTLLRQALANLVDNAVKYTQAGGRVVVRARQVGSRQLFTVEDTGVGIAPTDQARLFEKFYRARRKENLRERGSGLGLAIVKSIAEQHGGRVSVESQLGAGSVFIIDVPTSLTAEQARP
- a CDS encoding response regulator, with product MAEKILIVDDDIDTLKLVGLMLERQGYSIAVASNGSLGLNKAAAERPDLILLDVMMPDMDGYEVTRRLRADPALAHIPIIMFTAKTMVDDKVAGFEAGVDDYLTKPTHPAELSAHVKAVLARSVQTQSTPVEKAKVLSFLGARGGVGTSTLSINISVVLKGLGQDVVLAEMNPGGGSMALSLGLAETPALSNLLTRSLKDIHLRSVESALTDHNTGIRVLMTSARPRETELDQAIPQMEAVVKNLSTICTLVVLDLGNGMRPHVVPLLNMSDRAVLMVEPVYPSTSLARNLLDDLQQSGINRHKISLALMTRERTSLQLPWQQVEAELGIELAGLVSPAPEQAHQADQNGTPLVLLHPNSLVGDQIRKLASRLATLLQLKEN
- a CDS encoding GAF domain-containing sensor histidine kinase — encoded protein: MTELPSRPVSDTAALRNYPRVYQRYERLLETSSDLASTLELDSLLGRIVEVAAELTEAEAASLLLYDVETHHLYFEAATAGIDEAMGKTPIPVTNSIAGWVFTEGKSILVDDVLRDARFFREVDVLTRFQTRNVLAAPLRTKDKTIGVIEVVNKRQGMFDEDDVRLLQTLAAQAAVAIENSRLFQQSDLIAEMVHELRTPLASLTAASYLLQRPDLPEDQRSKLGATVQSEVRRLNEMATDFLELSRLESGRVRMTREPVHLGGLITECLEIIRPLAEAEQIRLEEHTDRDIPPVHGDRNRLKQLVLNLLTNAMKFNHRGGVVAVGLLRQGDLAELSVRDSGRGIPPDSIAHIFERFYRVPEQESTTAGTGLGLTIAKRIVENHGGRVTLESEVGVGSTFTVLLPVGPRDPPAPPTVTPAPA